The proteins below come from a single Solea senegalensis isolate Sse05_10M linkage group LG2, IFAPA_SoseM_1, whole genome shotgun sequence genomic window:
- the LOC122764445 gene encoding trace amine-associated receptor 13c-like produces METLEEVEICFPHINTSCRSTRRPHMETTFIYCVLSCIIVLTVILNLLVIISISHFRQLHTTTNLLLLSLAVADFLVGLLEMPGHLHNQGCWLLGDPMCVVYCFLSFLVISISVGSMVLISVDRYMLGPCALTLQS; encoded by the exons atggAGACTCTGGAGGAAGTTGAAATCTGttttccccacatcaacacctcctgcaggagTACAAGGCGTCCTCACATGGAGACCACattcatttactgtgtgttgtCCTGCATCATTGTGCTCACTGTGATTCttaacctgctggtcatcatctctatctcccaCTTCAG gcagctccacaccaccaccaacctcctccttctctctctggctgtcgctgacttcctcGTGGGTCTCCTGGAGATGCCGGGTCATCTCCACAACCAAGGCTGCTGGCTCCTGGGTGATCCAATGTGTGTCGTGTATTGCTTTCTATCTTTCCTCGTTATCAGCATTTCAGTGGgaagcatggtgctcatatcagtcgaccgctatat gctcgggccatgcgcTCTCACGTTACAGTCTTGA
- the LOC122765243 gene encoding trace amine-associated receptor 13c-like: METLEEAELCFPHLLNISCKRQLQHRGPTVSVYVILSCLSLLTVTLNLLVIISISHFRQLHTSTNLLLLSLAVSDFLVGLLLMPGRIILMTGCWFLGSVICGLFFYASFFLTSASVGTMVLISVDRYVAICDPLSYSTKVTHQRVKISVSVCWACSLFYNGVILHVFLKNPDANNSCYGECLVVIDVITGAVDIAVTFVGPIAVIVVLYLKVFVVAVSQARAMRSHITAVTVQGLGTVTAKKSVRKAARILGIVVVVFVICFCPYFYPALADTSPGIAFKFFAVWLLYGNSCINPIIYASFYPWFRRSIKLIVTLQILRPDSRDTHIM; encoded by the exons ATGGAGACACTGGAGGAAGCAGAACTCTGCTTTCCACATCTCTTGAACATCTCGTGCAAAAGGCAATTGCAGCATCGTGGTCCAACTGTCTCCGTTTACGTCATACTGTCCTGTCTCTCTTTGCTCACTGTGACACTTAATCTGCtcgtcatcatctctatctcccaCTTCAG GCAGCTCCACACCTCCACCAaccttctcctcctttctctggcTGTGTCAGATTTCCTCGTTGGCCTCCTGCTGATGCCGGGGCGAATCATCCTCATGACTGGCTGCTGGTTTTTAGGGAGTGTGATCTGTGGTCTGTTCTTCTATGCCTCTTTCTTTCTGACTTCAGCCTCAGTGGGAACCATGGTTCTCATATCAGTTGACAGATATGTGGCCATTTGTGACCCTTTGTCTTACTCCACCAAAGTCACTCACCAGCGAGTTAAAataagtgtttctgtgtgttggGCCTGTTCTCTTTTCTATAATGGTGTGATACTACACGTGTTCCTGAAGAATCCAGACGCAAATAACTCCTGCTACGGAGAGTGTTTAGTAGTAATTGATGTCATCACAGGAGCAGTTGATATTGCTGTGACCTTTGTTGGCCCAATTGCAGTCATCGTAGTTTTGTATCTGAAAGtatttgtggtggctgtgtctcaggctcgagCCATGAGGTCTCATATTACTGCTGTGACAGTCCAGGGCCTAGGTACTGTCACGGCTAAGAAATCTGTGAGAAAAGCAGCCAGGATTCTTGGTATTGTTGTGGTTGTCTTTGTGATATGTTTTTGTCCTTATTTTTATCCCGCTCTTGCAGACACGTCACCAGGTATTGCCTTTAAATTTTTTGCAGTCTGGCTTCTCTATGGTAACTCCTGCATCAATCCTATCATCTATGCTTCTTTCTATCCCTGGTTTAGGAGATCTATTAAACTCATTGTTACACTTCAGATATTGCGGCCCGACTCCCgtgacacacacataatgtaG
- the LOC122786520 gene encoding trace amine-associated receptor 13c-like encodes MGTLEEVELCFPHINTSCRRTRRPYMETSLINSVLSCIIVLTVILNLLVIISISHFRQLHTTTNLLLLSLAAADFLVGFVEMPFILHHNQGCWLLGDAMCGLYYFFGFLVISVSVGSMVLISVDRYIAICDPMFYTTRVTLTRVKLCVCLCWVFSIVHSSWILREFLKQPDVYNSCYGDCVVAVNVAEGVIDLVVTFLGPILIIVILYLRVFVVAVSQARAMRSHVTVVTMARSQNVKAKKSEIKAARTLGIVVVVFLLCSSPYYCFVIAAETNLVGASTSGIELWFLSCNSSLNPVIYAFFYAWFRKTIKHIVTLKILQPGSCDTSVL; translated from the exons atggGGACTCTGGAGGAAGTGGAActctgttttcctcacattAACACCTCTTGCAGGAGGACAAGACGTCCTTACATGGAGACCTCACTCATTAACAGTGTGTTGTCCTGCATCATTGTGCTCACTGTGATTCttaacctgctggtcatcatctctatctcccaCTTCAG gcagctccacaccaccaccaacctcctccttctctctctggctgctgctgacTTCCTTGTAGGTTTTGTAGAAATGCCATTTATTCTCCACCACAACCAAGGCTGCTGGCTCTTGGGCGACGCCATGTGTGGCCTGTATTACTTTTTCGGTTTCCTCGTTATCAGCGTTTCAGTGGGAAGCATGGTGCTGATATCAGTCGACCGCTACATAGCGATTTGTgaccccatgttttacaccaccagagtcactctgaccagagttaaactctgtgtttgtctgtgttgggtATTTTCTATTGTACACAGCAGTTGGATATTGAGGGAGTTCTTAAAACAGCCTGACGTGTATAACTCCTGCTATGGAgattgtgttgttgctgttaatgTTGCTGAAGGAGTCATTGATCTTGTTGTGACCTTTTTAGGTCCCATTTTGATTATTGTAATtctgtatttgagagtgtttgtggtggctgtgtctcaggctcgggccatgcgcTCTCACGTTACAGTTGTCACAATGGCGCGTTCCCAGAATGTAAAAGCtaagaaatctgagattaaagcagccaggactctcgGTATTGTAGTGGTTGTGTTTCTTCTGTGCTCAAgtccatattattgttttgttattgcaGCCGAGACTAACTTGGTTGGGGCATCAACATCAGGCATTGAGCTTTGGTTCTTGTCATGTAACTCCAGTCTAAACCCTGTTATCTATGCCTTTTTCTATGCGTGGTTCAGAAAAACCATCAAACACATCGTCACACTCAAGATACTGCAACCCGGCTCCTGTGACACCAGTGTATTGTAG
- the LOC122786511 gene encoding trace amine-associated receptor 13c-like, giving the protein MGTLEEVELCFPHINTSCRRTRRPYMETSLINSVLSCIIVLTVILNLLVIISISHFRQLHTTTNLLLLSLAAADFLVGFVEMPCILHHNQGCWLLGDAMCGLYYFLGFLVVSVSVGSMVLISVDRYIAICDPMFYTTRVTLTRVKLCICLCWVFSIVHSSWILREFLKQPDMYNPCYGDCVVAVNVAEGVIDLVVTFLGPILIIVILYLRVFVVAVSQARAMRSHITVVTMARSQNVKAKKSEIKAARTLGIVVVVFLLCSCPYYCFVVAAETNLVGESTSGIELWFLLCNSSLNPVIYAFFYVWFRKTIKHIITLKILQPGSCDTSVL; this is encoded by the exons ATGGGGACTCTGGAGGAAGTGGAActctgttttcctcacattAACACCTCTTGCAGGAGGACAAGACGTCCTTACATGGAGACCTCACTCATTAACAGTGTGTTGTCCTGCATCATTGTGCTCACTGTGATTCTTAACCTactggtcatcatctctatctcccaCTTCAG gcagctccacaccaccaccaacctcctccttctctctctggctgctgctgacTTCCTTGTAGGTTTTGTAGAGATGCCATGTATTCTCCACCACAACCAAGGCTGCTGGCTCTTGGGCGACGCCATGTGTGGCCTCTATTACTTTTTAGGTTTCCTCGTTGTCAGCGTTTCAGTGGGAAGCATGGTGCTGATATCAGTCGACCGCTACATAGCGATTTGTgaccccatgttttacaccaccagagtcactctgaccagagttaaactctgcatttgtctgtgttggGTATTTTCTATTGTACACAGCAGTTGGATATTGAGAGAGTtcttaaaacagcctgacatgtaTAACCCCTGCTATGGAgattgtgttgttgctgttaatgTTGCTGAAGGAGTCATTGATCTTGTTGTGACCTTTTTAGGTCCCATTTTGATTATTGTAATtctgtatttgagagtgtttgtggtggctgtgtctcaggctcgggccatgcgcTCTCACATTACAGTTGTCACAATGGCGCGTTCCCAGAATGTAAAAGCtaagaaatctgagattaaagccgCCAGGACTCTCGGTATTGTAGTGGTTGTGTTTCTTCTGTGCTcatgtccatattattgttttgttgttgcagcCGAGACTAACTTGGTTGGGGAATCAACATCAGGCATTGAGCTTTGGTTCTTGTTATGTAACTCCAGTCTAAACCCTGTTATCTACGCCTTTTTCTACGTGTGGTTCAGAAAAACCATCAAACACATCATCACACTCAAGATACTGCAACCTGGCTCCTGTGACACCAGTGTATTGTAG